The following are encoded together in the Jaculus jaculus isolate mJacJac1 chromosome 3, mJacJac1.mat.Y.cur, whole genome shotgun sequence genome:
- the LOC123459384 gene encoding 40S ribosomal protein S3a-like encodes MAVGKNKRLTKGSKKGAKKKVVDPFSTKDWYDVKAPAMFNIRNIGKTLVTRTQGTEIASDGLKGKVFEVSLADLQNDEVAFRKFKLITEDVQGKNCLTNFHGMDLTGDKMCSMVKKWQTMIEAHVDVKTTDSYLLRLFCVGFTKKRNNQIRKTSHAQHQQVCQIRKKMMEIMTREVQTNDLKEVANKLIADSIGKDIEKACQSMYPLHDVFVGKVKMLKKPKFELGKLMELHGEGSSSGKATGDETGTKAERADGYDPPVQESV; translated from the coding sequence ATGGCAGTTGGCAAGAACAAGCGCCTTACAAAAGGCAGCAAGAAGGGAGCCAAGAAGAAAGTGGTTGATCCATTTTCTACGAAAGATTGGTATGATGTGAAGGCACCGGCTATGTTTAATATTCGAAACATTGGAAAGACGCTAGTCACCAGGACTCAAGGAACCGAAATTGCCTCTGATGGCCTCAAGGGGAAAGTCTTTGAAGTGAGCCTTGCTGACCTGCAGAATGATGAAGTTGCCTTCAGGAAGTtcaagctcatcactgaagatgTTCAGGGCAAAAACTGTTTGACTAACTTCCATGGCATGGATCTCACTGGGGACAAAATGTGTTCCATGGTCAAAAAGTGGCAGACCATGATTGAAGCTCATGTTGATGTCAAGACAACCGACAGCTATTTGCTTCGTCTGTTCTGTGTTGGTTTTACTAAAAAACGCAACAACCAGATCCGCAAGACATCCCATGCACAGCACCAACAGGTCTGCCAGATCCGGAAGAAGATGATGGAAATTATGACCCGAGAGGTGCAGACAAATGACTTGAAAGAAGTGGCTAATAAATTGATTGCAGACAGCATTGGGAAAGACATAGAAAAGGCTTGCCAGTCTATGTACCCTCTTCATGATGTCTTCGTTGGAAAAGTAAAAATGCTTAAGAAGCCCAAATTTGAATTGGGAAAACTCATGGAACTTCATGGCGAAGGCAGTAGTTCTGGAAAGGCCACCGGTGATGAGACAGGCACTAAGGCTGAGCGAGCTGATGGATACGACCCGCCGGTGCAAGAGTCTGTTTAA